One Synechocystis sp. LKSZ1 genomic window, TCGTCTTTCTTGCTGTACTTCCTCTAGGCTCGCTCTACGGTTTCTTTTAGTTTTTTTTACGAGTTAATTTCAGGCGCTTCAAAAAGGTACACATGGTACTTTCGCTCATATCGATACCCGTTCGCTCTAGCCAAAGCTCACAATACTCGCTCAGAGTGTAATCGGGATGTTTGCCTACCATGGCAATCGCTTGGGCTTCGGTGCCCATGAGGCGACTGGGCTTACCTCCACTAGGTGGCTTGGGCATCAGTTGCCCAGTGGTGCGTTTTAAGACGATAAGGTCATGGACGGTGGTTTTGCTGACATGAAACTGCTCAGCGACCTTTCTGATGGAAGTATTACCTTTTTCGTAGGCAAGGATAATTCTCTCTCGAAGCTCCATGGATAGAGGAGGCATGGTACTCTATGGCTCTTAATGCAGTGATAGGCTCGTCCTGCATTGTACCGTTCCGTCGGAGAATCTGCTGTAATCCAACCAATCAAATGAATTTTGAAGAAGCAATCCCGATATTTCTCTTGCTTTAGCTTCTGCCAACCTTAGCCCCTCTGGATTAGCCTTCAGTCCCAAATAGATTTTTTGTTGGTACTACTTTTGAGTAGCCTGTTCCATATCTGACAAGTTTTGTCCTGTAGGTTTAGGTGGAAGTGTGGCTTGAAGATAGAGCTGCTCTCCTTTTAAACGTACAGAAATTTTAAGCAATTTTAGTCTTGTATTAGCTTTAGACAGTAATAAATCCATCGATATTTTATTCCAGAAAAGGCGTAAACTAAGCCCGTTCGGGGCTTAAAAACGGGGCTTAAAACTGTCTTAATTATCCTACTTTTGTCTTGATTGTCACTACTTTTATATAGTTATAGCTAATTAGAATAAGGGTGGGTCGCTAGCTGACACAATACTCACGGATTATCTCGTCAATACTTCTTTCTCCATTTGCATTGATTCTCGCTCTCTTCAATGCCCCAAAGTCATGTTCAATGTCATTTAAGTCAGGAGAGTATTTCGGTAGAAACAATACCTTGTGCCCTGCTTCTTCTACTAGTTGTCTTATTTTATTCTTTCGGTGAATCGGTGCATTATCCATTATTAAGACTGATGGCATTTTTAAGGCTGGCAGCAAATGATATTTTAGCCATCCCTCAAACCTCTCTGCATTTAGACTTCCTCTGAATAACATTGGTGCTATCAAATCTTTTACCCCTTTTCTTCTTCCTGCTACTAGATTCTCTTTTTTTCCTCTTCTCCCTTGCTTTTCTCCATAGATTCTTTTCCCTCTTTTTGACCATCCATATATCGATGATACAAACTCCTCAAACCCTGCTTCATCTATAAACACCAGGCTTGCCATACCATAAATCTTCACCAATCTCCTTCGCTCTCTATAGTATTCTGCTCTTTCTCCGTGATTTCTTTCTTGATAACGAAGTTGTTTTTTTTTGAGTAATTTTCATCTTCTTAAATCTGTAGCATAGAGAAGCTGAGGTGACACCAAATTTCTGGGCTCTTTCCTTCAGTGGAGTGTCGGGGTTTTTCTTTACGTCTTCTTCCAGTTCTTTAATATCTACTTTTCTCTTACGATGCTCTACTTTGGTCGGAGCCAAGTCCTCTCTATCAAGCCATCGATAAATACTGGATTTACCGACCTGGAATATTCTTGAAGCTTTTGTTATACTACCACCAGCTTCGATAAAGTTTATGACCTTCTGTCGCAAATCAAGGCTGTAAGCCATAAGTTGTTCATTTTTGGATAAGTTTATTAGTTATGCTAGCATAATGTCATAATCACCTGCACCACTCTTAATTAAATTAACTATATTATCAAAAATAAAATAATCAGATAGCTCTCTGAAACTAAGTCACAGGGCTGAAAGCATTGATATTAAAGGAACGGGACTGGCCGGAGTCGAACCGGCGGCCTAGCGCTTAGGAGGCGCTCGCTCTATCCATCTGAGCTACAACCCCAAAACGTTCCCTATCATAGCATTTCTGTTTAGACTGGCCCTTGGATTAGAGGGGAATCAGGGTTTTCAGAAATTTACGGATTTGTAGGAGAAACACAATCTGGCGAATTTTGGGATTGAGTTGGGGAGGATAGGGGCTCTGGGCTAGGGCCTGCTGGAGTTCAGTGTATTCCGTCGCATTCAGGGGCCGACCATCGAGGGGAGAACGGCCCTCAGTAATAATTTCGGTACGCAGGACTTCTTCCGGTAGATCCGTCGGGGGGGGCAGGGCCAGGCCGGGTTTAGCCCCGAGTAAACAGAGCAGGATCCCTAGAAAATAGTGATAAGGTCGGGCCATTGGTAGACTGGTCGTAAACTTAAAACTTAACTTTACTGTAGAGCCAGTTGGCCAATAGGGCTGGGCATTTATTTTGAAACCAGCGCAGGAGCAGTTTGGTGGCCAGGGGTTTGGGCAGACCCGCTAGACTTTTCAAGAGACGATTGAGGGGCGGAAAAGGAATTTTTTTATTGATCATATTAATGGCCCCGACATCGTAGAGAGAACCCAGAATCAGGGTGACCGTTGCTTCTTCTCGCACAAATAAATCTTGGAGCAATAGCTGAATATCGTGGAGCCGTTCTTTTTTTAAACGTTCTTCGGCCAACTGCTGAGGAGCAACCGGAGAACGAGAGAGGACAGTAATTGCTTTGTTGGGGGAAGAAGCGGCCATAAAAGGGGACAAGGATAGTCAATATTCAAGGCTTGCTCAGATTGTAGAGGCCGGAGCTACCTTTTTCTCTGGTAGACAGTTTAAATTTTGCCAAAGCGCCGTTCCCGCTGTTGATAGGCCAGCAGGGCCTGATGAAAGGCTGTCCGGTCAAAATCGGGCCATAGCGTCGGGGTGACATAGATTTCTGCATAGGCCAGTTGCCACAGCAAAAAATTACTAATCCGCATTTCCCCACTGGTTCTAATTAGCAAATCAGGATGAACCAGGCCTTGGGTATAAAGGTGTTGTTCAAGAAGACTCTCGTCAATCTGCTCGGGTTGCAGTTGACCCTGTTGTACACGACGAGCAATAGCCTGGCAGGCCTGGACAATTTCCTGGCGGCCCCCATAGTTCGTCGCAATGGTGAATTGAATGCCGGTATTGTGGCAAGTATCGGCCATCGAACGACTAATTTCTGTCTGGAGAGATGGGGGCAGGGAGCTTAAATTACCCACAAAGCGAATCTGCACATTCTCCGCCATCATTTCCTGGAGTTCCCGCCGTAGAACTCGCTCAAACAGGGTCATTAGGAACTCTACTTCTTCCAAGGGCCGTCCCCAGTTTTCTGTGGAAAAAGCGTAGGCGGTGAGGGCCGGAATCCCCCAATCATCACAACAACGTAACAGGCCCTTTAGGGCATCTACCCCTCTCTGATGACCCATGATCCGGGGCAGTCCCCGCTGTTTGGCCCAACGACCATTACCATCCATAATCACTGCAACGTGCTGAGGAAGACGGTTTTGGTCTAAATCGGTGGGGAGTTTGGGCAGTACAACGGGTTTGGGAGTCATTTCTTCTCGTCTGGAGAGGTTGAGGAGGGAATGAAAAACAGGCGCTTAAGCAACCATTGGCTTCGGGAGCCTAGGGTACGACGGAGCCGTCCAAGACTGGGCGCAACGGTTTCCCTTTCCACCAGGGGGGTATATTGCAGTTCTAATAACTCCTTTAGTTTACTGCTAGTTAGGGGACGGTTGAGGTTTCCCCGTTCCGCCAGGGTAATGGAACCGGTTTCCTCGGAAACCACAATGCAAAGACAATTTTCGCTCCGCTCAGTAATCCCCATGGCCGCCCGGTGTCTTGTCCCCAACTGGCGGGAGGCACTCCGTTCCGAGAGAGGTAAAATGACCCCCGCCGCCACCACACGAGTACCGCGAATAAACACGGCTCCATCGTGGAGGAGGGTTTTGGGTTGAAAAATAGTCTGCAATAATTCCTTGGACAATTCACTATTGAGGCTGACCCCCCGATTGACAAAAATACGACTGTCCAACGTCCCCTGGGTTTCCATCACCATCAGAGCCCCAATCCGATTTTGGGATAACTCCTTTACCGCATCGATAATTTCGTCAATGACATTGTCAATCTTGGGGGCCGAACGGGGCCGCTGAAAAATTTGCATCAGTCGGCCCCGGCCCAGTAATTCCAGAAAGCGACGAAATTCCACCTGGAAAATCACCGCTAGGGCCACCGCTGACCCCAGCACTAATTTCTCGAGCACAAACTGAAGCAGTTCTAAGTGCAGGCGCTCACTCACCACCTGAGCCACCATCAGGATCAACAGGCCCCGCAACATCCAGATGGTTTGGTATTCCCCAATAATTAACGTCATTCCATAGAACACCCCAATCACCAAGCCAAGATCAAGGGCGCTATGGAGAAAATTCAGGAGGGATTGCGGGTCAGGGGGAAAGCCCGACATGGGAAAGTGCAGGAACAGGGTGGGCAAGCAATTAGCTAATTAAACGGGCCGGGAGGCAGTCTTGACGAATTAAATCGGCATAGGTTTCACGCCGTAGTATCAAATTGGCCTCTCCATCGTGGACGAGGACGGCGGCGGGACGAGGCAGACGATTGTAGTTAGAAGACATACTGTAGTTGTAGGCCCCCGTAGCCAGAACCACTAAAATATCTCCCGCTTGAGCCGTGGGGAGATTCAGGTCGGAAATCAAAATATCTCCCGATTCACAATGTTTACCAGCCAAGGTTACGGTCTCGGTGCAGGGCTCCGCCAAGCGATTAGCCAACAGGGCCCGGTAGCGGGATTGGTAGGTAATGGGACGGGGATTATCGGACATGCCTCCATCCACCGCAATGTAAGTCCGAATTTCCGGGACAATTTTACGACTGCCCACGGTGTAGGCCGTGATCCCCGCTGTCCCGACGAGGGAACGGCCGGGTTCCACAATCAGTTTGGGCAGGGCCAATTGCCGCGCTTCACAGGCCTTGACCACGGCTTGGGCGGCCGCATGGCACCATTCCTCAATACTGGGGGGATCGTCCTGCTCGGTGTAGCAAATGCCTAAGCCACCACCAATGTTTAATTCGCTCAAAGGCAGGCCCTGGTTGAGGCCCTTGGCAAACCATTCCACCAGAATGGCTCCGAGGTCTTGGTGGGGTTGTCGCTCAAAAATTTGGGAGCCAATGTGGGCATGGAGGCCAATGCAGTGGAGCTGGGGATGCTGACTAACCGTGGTGAATACTGCTTCGATCTGATTGGGGTCAAAGCCAAATTTACTGTCCAGGTGCCCAGTTCTAATATACTCATGGGTGTGGCATTCAATGCCGGGGGTGAGGCGGAGCATGATTCGGATGGGTTCGGTCAGGCCCTGGCTCCCCAGTTGGGCAAGGGTTTCCAATTCTAGCCAGTTATCCACAATAATCGTACAGCCCGCGGCAATAGCTTCTTCTAATTCCTGAACCGACTTATTGTTGCCGTGGAAGTAGATCTTGGCAGCGGCCTCGGCTGGTGTCAACCCCATCTGTTGCAGGGCCTGGAGGGTAGTATACAGTTCCCCACCGGAAACCACATCAAAACCAAGACCCTCGCTGGCCACCACCGCACAGAGGGACAGACAACTCAGGGCCTTAGAGGCATAAATGACTTGACTATCCCCTGGATAGCTTCGTTTCAACGTTTCGCGGTACTGCTGACAAGCCTGGCGCAGGGTGGCTTCATCCATAATGTAGAGGGGAGAGCCAAAGCGTTCTACTAATTTCGACACCTCACAACCACCCACCTCAAGGCGGCCCTGGGCATTAGCTTGAGCGGTTAAAGGAACAATATTTTGATTAGGAGAACTGGAACGGGGGCCAGACAAAAAAGCTTGTCCAGACAGAGAGGGAGCAAAATCCGTCGAGGGCATGGCAGGCGCAGTCAAGCGTTAAAGGGAAGACAATCATCGATACTCCACTTTAGCAGGCTTAATGCCGGGGAAAATAGGGGATTTCGAGAAATAAATATAAAATTCCCCCTGCATTTTTTCGGTAACAGGGGGAGCCGGAAAGGATAATTCCTAATGGGGAGGTTTAGAAGTAGATTGTCCCGCCCCAGCGGTCATCGAGCTTGGGGGCAATCAAGGTATAACCCGCCACATCGTAAAGGTCATCTTCCGTCAAGTTGCGCATTTCCGGATAGATATCGGGGCGGGTCACGTTGGGGTGGAGTTCCGTGTAATCATCTTCCCCATCGTAGCTGGTGGGATGTTTAAGATAGTCTACGATGGCCGCCAGGTTATCGCGGGGGGGTTCGGCTTTGGACAGGTCAGACAGGCCCAAGCTAACGTTATTGTTGGTTTTAGTTTTGCCCTGGAGGTGACACTGGGTACAGGTATCCACAAAAATTTTCTGGCCTCTGGCAAACTCCTGGGAGTTAAGAGTGGCAGTTTTGCCTGCGCCATCGAAGGGAACGGTCAGGGTGCTCTCGGTTAACTCAACCGCGTTGGCCCCTCCCACCGATAACTGAAAGAATAAACAAGTTGCAACAAGGACACTTAATAAAAGTCGTTTCACTATGGTTCTCCTAGGATACTGGAATAAATGGCCGGTAAGGTTTATCGATAATGATCCCCGATGGTGGAGCGTCTCCACTGGCCCCAGAGGTTAGCGCTTGCTGGTGGGCCCTACGGTACAAACCCAATTATCAGAGGTTTTGATAGACTCTGTCAAAGGTCTTTCTTTTGGGCAGGTTCCTTTCCTGAGAAACTCCCACGCTAGGGGCAATTTTCCCATAGGATAGAGTTCTAACGATGAGATACCCCTTACTTTTTCTGCGCTGATGTTGGCCCCTACGATGGCGATGCCTGCAAAAATCCTCGACCCCTGCCTGTTGGCGGCCATTGATATTGGCACCAATTCCGTCCATATGGTGATCGTTCGCATCGACCCGGTGCTCTCCACCTTTACGATCGTGGCTCGGGAAAAGGATACCGTCCGTCTAGGAGAACGTGTCCCCCAAACCAATCAACTCTCCCCCGCGGCCATGGAGCGGGCCATTGCGGCCCTCAAGCGCTGTAAAGATCTGGCCCTGAGTACGGCAGTCGATCATATTTTCGCCGTGGCTACCAGTGCTACCCGCGAGGCCAGCAACGGAGAAGCCTTTTTAGCCCGTATCCAAGCGGAACTCGACTTGACCGTCCACCTCATTTCTGGCCAAGAAGAGGCCCGACGCATTTACCTGGGGGTCTTGTCGGGGATGGATTTTCAGCAGACCCCCCACATTATCATCGATATTGGCGGCGGTTCTACAGAACTAATTTTGGCCGACAGTCACGAGCCACGTTTCCTCAGCAGTACCAAAATTGGGGCCGTGCGGTTAACCCGCGACTTTATCTATTCTGACCCCATTGATCCTACGGAATTTGCGACTCTCCGGGCCTACGTCCGAGGCATGTTGGAGCGGCCGGTGGATGAACTTAAAACCCATCT contains:
- the cdaA gene encoding diadenylate cyclase CdaA — encoded protein: MSGFPPDPQSLLNFLHSALDLGLVIGVFYGMTLIIGEYQTIWMLRGLLILMVAQVVSERLHLELLQFVLEKLVLGSAVALAVIFQVEFRRFLELLGRGRLMQIFQRPRSAPKIDNVIDEIIDAVKELSQNRIGALMVMETQGTLDSRIFVNRGVSLNSELSKELLQTIFQPKTLLHDGAVFIRGTRVVAAGVILPLSERSASRQLGTRHRAAMGITERSENCLCIVVSEETGSITLAERGNLNRPLTSSKLKELLELQYTPLVERETVAPSLGRLRRTLGSRSQWLLKRLFFIPSSTSPDEKK
- a CDS encoding transposase, translating into MPPLSMELRERIILAYEKGNTSIRKVAEQFHVSKTTVHDLIVLKRTTGQLMPKPPSGGKPSRLMGTEAQAIAMVGKHPDYTLSEYCELWLERTGIDMSESTMCTFLKRLKLTRKKN
- a CDS encoding YdcH family protein, translating into MAASSPNKAITVLSRSPVAPQQLAEERLKKERLHDIQLLLQDLFVREEATVTLILGSLYDVGAINMINKKIPFPPLNRLLKSLAGLPKPLATKLLLRWFQNKCPALLANWLYSKVKF
- the uppS gene encoding polyprenyl diphosphate synthase codes for the protein MTPKPVVLPKLPTDLDQNRLPQHVAVIMDGNGRWAKQRGLPRIMGHQRGVDALKGLLRCCDDWGIPALTAYAFSTENWGRPLEEVEFLMTLFERVLRRELQEMMAENVQIRFVGNLSSLPPSLQTEISRSMADTCHNTGIQFTIATNYGGRQEIVQACQAIARRVQQGQLQPEQIDESLLEQHLYTQGLVHPDLLIRTSGEMRISNFLLWQLAYAEIYVTPTLWPDFDRTAFHQALLAYQQRERRFGKI
- the lysA gene encoding diaminopimelate decarboxylase; the encoded protein is MPSTDFAPSLSGQAFLSGPRSSSPNQNIVPLTAQANAQGRLEVGGCEVSKLVERFGSPLYIMDEATLRQACQQYRETLKRSYPGDSQVIYASKALSCLSLCAVVASEGLGFDVVSGGELYTTLQALQQMGLTPAEAAAKIYFHGNNKSVQELEEAIAAGCTIIVDNWLELETLAQLGSQGLTEPIRIMLRLTPGIECHTHEYIRTGHLDSKFGFDPNQIEAVFTTVSQHPQLHCIGLHAHIGSQIFERQPHQDLGAILVEWFAKGLNQGLPLSELNIGGGLGICYTEQDDPPSIEEWCHAAAQAVVKACEARQLALPKLIVEPGRSLVGTAGITAYTVGSRKIVPEIRTYIAVDGGMSDNPRPITYQSRYRALLANRLAEPCTETVTLAGKHCESGDILISDLNLPTAQAGDILVVLATGAYNYSMSSNYNRLPRPAAVLVHDGEANLILRRETYADLIRQDCLPARLIS
- the psbV gene encoding photosystem II cytochrome c-550: MKRLLLSVLVATCLFFQLSVGGANAVELTESTLTVPFDGAGKTATLNSQEFARGQKIFVDTCTQCHLQGKTKTNNNVSLGLSDLSKAEPPRDNLAAIVDYLKHPTSYDGEDDYTELHPNVTRPDIYPEMRNLTEDDLYDVAGYTLIAPKLDDRWGGTIYF